From a single Phocoena sinus isolate mPhoSin1 chromosome 1, mPhoSin1.pri, whole genome shotgun sequence genomic region:
- the LOC116739905 gene encoding LOW QUALITY PROTEIN: S-adenosylmethionine decarboxylase proenzyme-like (The sequence of the model RefSeq protein was modified relative to this genomic sequence to represent the inferred CDS: inserted 1 base in 1 codon), translated as MEAAHFFEGTEKLLEVWFSRQQPDANQGSGDLRTIPRSKWDILLKDVQCSIIRVTKADKQEACVLSESSMFVSKRRFILKTCGTTLLLKALVPLLKLARDYSGFDSTQSFFYSPKNFMEPPHQGYPHRNFQEEIEFLNAIFPNGAAYTMGRMNSDCWYLYTLDSPESRVINQPDQTLEILMNELDPAVMDRFYRKDGVTAKDVIRESGIHDLIPVSVIDATLFNPCGYSMNGTKSDGTYWTIHITPEPEFSYVSXETNLSQTSYDDLIRKVVEVFKPGICDHSVNQSSKCLTVLPSPQKIEGFKPLDCQRAMFNDYSFVFTSFAKKQQQQS; from the exons ATGGAAGCTGCACATTTTTTTGAAGGGACCGAGAAACTGCTGGAGGTTTGGTTCTCCAGGCAGCAACCTGACGCAAACCAAGGATCTGGGGATCTTCGCACCATCCCAAGATCCAAGTGGGAC ATACTTTTGAAGGATGTGCAATGTTCAATCATACGTGTGACAAAAGCTGACAAGCAGGAAGCTTGTGTACTCAGTGAGAGTAGCATGTTTGTCTCCAAGAGACGTTTCATTTTGAAAACATGTGGTACCACCCTCTTGCTGAAAGCACTGGTTCCCCTGTTGAAACTTGCTAGGGATTACAGTGGGTTTGACTCAACTCAAAGCTTCTTTTATTCTCCTAAGAATTTCATGGAGCCACCTCACCAAGGGTACCCACACCGGAatttccaggaagaaatagagtttCTTAATGCAATTTTCCCAAATGGAGCAGCATATACTATGGGACGCATGAATTCTGATTGTTGGTACTTATATACTTTGGATTCCCCAGAGAGTCGGGTAATCAATCAGCCAGATCAAACCCTGGAAATTCTGATGAATGAGCTTGACCCAGCGGTTATGGACCGGTTCTACAGGAAAGATGGTGTTACTGCAAAGGATGTCATTCGTGAGAGTGGAATTCATGACCTGATACCAGTTTCTGTCATTGATGCCACACTGTTCAATCCTTGTGGGTATTCAATGAATGGAACGAAATCGGATGGAACTTATTGGACTATTCACATCACTCCAGAACCAGAATTTTCTTATGTTA TTGAAACAAACTTAAGTCAGACCTCCTATGATGACCTGATCAGGAAAGTTGTGGAAGTCTTCAAGCCAGGAATTTGTGACCACTCTGTAAATCAGAGTTCTAAATGTCTCACAGTACTTCCTTCGCCCCAGAAGATTGAAGGTTTTAAACCTCTTGATTGCCAGAGAGCTATGTTCAATGATTACAGTTTTGTTTTCACCAGTTTTGCTAAGAAGCAGCAACAGCAGAGttga